In Uranotaenia lowii strain MFRU-FL chromosome 2, ASM2978415v1, whole genome shotgun sequence, one genomic interval encodes:
- the LOC129748989 gene encoding uncharacterized protein LOC129748989, with product MKLAAVLVVALACATFATAKPTLLTKKILLKKYALPRYISGGSFSLPQLPSLYIPFPFSSFWPASKSSSEPAPTIVYHSLEEPQEEPQNQETHPVPEAEKAQINVLEDINHASSQQVYQEPLSNAIDLRSPVYIAETLAVRHEAPLPVGYQESVHIRNVEPAPGTQ from the exons ATGAAG CTAGCAGCCGTTCTCGTAGTTGCCCTGGCCTGTGCCACCTTTGCGACCGCCAAACCAACCCTGCTGACCAAGAAGATTCTCCTGAAAAAATACGCCCTACCCCGGTACATTTCCGGGGGAAGCTTTAGCTTGCCTCAGCTCCCGAGCCTGTACATTCCATTTCCCTTCTCCTCGTTCTGGCCGGCATCGAAATCGTCCTCCGAGCCTGCCCCAACGATCGTCTACCACTCCCTGGAGGAACCTCAAGAGGAGCCGCAAAACCAAGAAACTCATCCCGTCCCAGAAGCCGAAAAAGCTCAAATCAACGTTCTGGAAGACATCAACCATGCATCATCCCAGCAGGTCTACCAAGAACCCTTGAGCAACGCCATCGATCTGCGCTCGCCGGTCTACATCGCCGAAACTCTAGCAGTCCGACACGAGGCCCCACTTCCGGTCGGCTACCAGGAATCGGTGCACATCCGGAATGTTGAGCCAGCTCCGGGAACGCAGTAA